One Brassica napus cultivar Da-Ae chromosome A5, Da-Ae, whole genome shotgun sequence DNA window includes the following coding sequences:
- the LOC106453636 gene encoding F-box protein DOR-like produces the protein MNSRGCNVSDDPQTICCSSTQLSAIDDFLQKIPIDLVIDIFSRLPLKSIARCRCISKRWASFLRRSDFTELFLTKSLARPQLLFACRTQRELLFFSSPQLQHPDENLSTITANHHVSFPLESFYDISTPVNGFVCIRDDLLLKERKTQELVSVICNPSTRQCFPLPKMNIDPLVKKSTPVRSFLGYDPIEKQHKVLAMIKRYDTVVDHQVLTLRGSGNMTWRKAECGIPHFPPNPDSICIRGVLYYAARASSGGYMIVCFDVRSEKYSFVKFTEREKYFATLINFQGKLASLMAHPNPLFISGTSTSFEMWILLDPEKHGWYPRIFNLPPTWKDVVGGEELLFRGVTATNEFVFSCNCKSSSEPFHVYYYNFIKETITRVEIQGMGAFERGSIVGIFPNHGADLKLV, from the coding sequence ATGAATTCACGGGGGTGCAACGTCTCGGATGATCCTCAGACCATCTGTTGTAGCAGCACACAACTTAGTGCAATTGACGACTTTTTGCAGAAGATACCAATCGATCTCGTCATCGACATATTCTCGAGGTTGCCGTTGAAGTCTATTGCGAGATGTCGTTGCATATCGAAGCGGTGGGCCTCCTTTCTTCGCCGTTCTGATTTCACGGAGTTGTTCTTGACCAAATCTTTGGCTCGCCCGCAGCTTTTGTTCGCCTGCCGAACACAGAGGgagttgctcttcttctcttcacctCAGCTTCAACATCCTGATGAGAACTTGTCTACTATAACCGCCAATCATCATGTGAGTTTCCCCCTTGAGAGCTTCTATGATATATCTACTCCTGTCAATGGCTTTGTCTGTATACGAGATGATTTGCTGTTAAAAGAAAGGAAGACCCAAGAGCTTGTGTCGGTGATATGTAACCCTAGCACGAGACAATGCTTTCCTTTACCCAAAATGAATATTGATCCACTAGTAAAAAAGAGTACTCCGGTGAGAAGCTTTTTAGGGTATGATCCCATTGAGAAACAACACAAGGTATTGGCAATGATCAAACGGTATGATACAGTTGTGGATCATCAAGTTCTCACATTAAGAGGCTCCGGGAACATGACATGGAGAAAGGCTGAATGTGGCATACCACATTTTCCTCCGAATCCAGACTCTATTTGCATCCGTGGTGTTTTGTATTACGCTGCTAGAGCTTCCAGTGGTGGTTATATGATAGTTTGCTTTGATGTCAGATCTGAGAAGTACAGCTTTGTTAAATTCacagaaagagaaaaatattttgcaaCTCTGATAAACTTCCAAGGTAAATTGGCTTCACTAATGGCGCATCCCAACCCTCTTTTTATTAGTGGAACAAGTACAAGTTTTGAGATGTGGATTTTACTAGACCCTGAAAAACATGGATGGTATCCACGTATTTTCAATTTACCTCCTACGTGGAAGGATGTAGTTGGAGGGGAAGAGTTATTATTTAGAGGAGTGACTGCTACAAATGAATTTGTTTTCTCCTGCAACTGCAAATCTTCATCTGAGCCTTTCCATGTTTACTACTACAATTTCATCAAGGAAACTATAACAAGAGTTGAAATCCAAGGAATGGGAGCGTTTGAGAGGGGTTCTATAGTTGGTATATTTCCGAACCATGGTGCAGATTTGAAGCTTGTGTAA